Within Desulfobacter sp., the genomic segment CATGGGGAACTCGGCAAACGGCCGGACCATGGGAATGGCCGGCCTAAACTCAACGCCCCGGGAAAGGATCAGTGTCAACCCCAGCAATACAACCGAAACCAGGAACTGCGGCTGCAGCAGGCCTGATTTGACGGGCTCGACCTCTACCGGTACCGCATCTTCCTCATCATCCTGGTCCTCGTTATCCGCCCCCCCGGGCTCAGGAAACAACCGGTTCAATATCCACATCTCGCCCATGAGCACCCCAAGGGTCACCATGAAAATCAGCCAGCCTTCAAAATCGTGGAAGAACCCTTCCACCACCGCAGAGCCGAATTTCTCGGACAATATCCCAGTTAAAGCGATCCGAAAGGCATTGGTAACAATGGTCAAAGGGATGGAAGACAGCACAAGGACAGCTTTCTTCCACAGCCTGGATTTATAAAAATAGGCCATCAGAATGCTCAAAATGAGCATGGGAAACAAATACCGCAGCCCTGAACAGGCATCCACCACCTGAAGCTTTGTAAATCCAAGATCAATGACATTGCCCTCCCGGTAGGCACTCATGCCGTAAAGCCGCATCATGGCGACGCCCAGTTTAGAGGAAATCAGCCTCAGCTGAAATGTCAGCTTAACATTCAAAAAATTGGGCAAAGGAAACATGGCCAAGGAGATACAAAGTGGGAACCAGATGTTTTTTATACGGTACAGCCCCATGTGAATCCAACACAACCCCATAACCACCAGCCAGCATGAAAAATACAGCATGAAATATTCACCTGCCAGATCCCCCATCCAGAAAAGGCACAACCCCGGCACCAGTATCAGGAAACCCTGCCAGTTGATTTTGGCAGGAACATCAAAGAACCAATTTTTCTTTTCCCACAGCAGATACAAAACAATAAACGGCATAAGCATACCGTGGGAATAATCATCCCTGGCCCAGTCCTTAACAACCAGCCATTCAAATGTGGAATAATAAATGCCCGCGACCAACAGTCCCAATAGGACAATCTGAATCGCTCCCGTATTCAATACTCTATTCTCTTTAGTCGCACTCATTACATCAACTTTTTCATGACCACTTGGGCCGCAAATATGGGTAATTTAATCTGCCGTCCTATTCTTGAGGGCTCCGCCATCAATCTGTAAAACCATTCCAGACCTGTTTTGCAGTAGAACTCCGGGGCCCGGTTCACCGTACCGGCCAAAACGTCAAGAGTCCCGCCGATGCCTTGGCAGACTCGAACATGGTGTAGCCGATTCCGGTTTTTGGCAATCCAGAATTCCTGTTTAGGAGAGCCCAGAGCCAAAAATAAAATCTGTGCCTTTGACTCATTGATTCTCCGGACCAATTCATCTGTTTTGTCATCATCCAGATATCCGTTCTGTCGGCCAGCAATTTTCAGTTTAGGATGCCTTCGCATCAGTTCACCGACAGCTGCGTCATTAACCTCTTCCCTGGCACCGTAAATGAATATCCGATATCCCCTTCTCTCGGCCAAGCTGCAGATGTTCTGCATGAGCTCACACCCGGGAACCCGTTTTATCGAAGCTCCGTGAATCCAATTAGCGGCCATCACCATACCGATACCGTCAGGAATCAACAGGTCGGCTTCTTGAAACATTTTGTATAAAAACGGATTCTTGGGTACTGAATAATTCTTTTCCGGATTGGAGGCGAATATCGTATGCACCCGGTCTCCTTTATCTACAAATTCACCAACGCGGTTCAATGCCCGGTCCATATCACAATCATCAACCCACAGGTTTAACACCGGATATCTTTGCATTATACTAATCAATACTCCTATAAATCTTAACGGCCTTTTCCAATTGCGCTTCACCGAACCCTATCAAAGTCACAAAACGGATCTCATTTGGCACTCCTGACTTAACGGCATGTAGAGTACTTGTTTCTTCTAAAACTCCATATTCTGATGAATACCAACCCAAAAGAGGATTCTCCTGGCCTCGAACGAGGGTAAACAAATTTCCAGGATCGTATATAAAAATGCTTACCCCATTATTATCAAGACACAACCAATTCTTTTCTTTTATCACTTCAACATCAGGATGAAGATGAAAATTTTGCTCAAAGACATGTGTTCCGAAACCAGAAAAGAAATCTTTAATAACGCAACAAGTCCCATCATAAAAACACACGTCTCTTTCATGGATAACTTTATTTTTTAATCGAGTATAACCATCATGTTGTGCTCGAAGAAAAATGCTTTCAGCATTTTCATTAGTTCTAACCAGTTCTGCTGTATATGGTTTGTCCCAGATAAAACCAGAAAGCTGTTCCGCCTGATCTGTATTGTCAATACAAATGGTGTTATGAGATTTTGTTCCTTTAAAATAGGCCCTATGTTCCGGAACTCCATTATATCTGTATGTTCCTGGATCAATAAGAAACGGCAACTTATTTTTGGAAAGAGTTATCGATAAGGCATCGGCATGACCATGATTATACAACGGTGCCATACCCAAAGGCCCATGATCAAAAGTTATAAAAACGCCGCTTTGTGTTTTTATGATTGAGTATCCAGAATCATTGAATTGTTGGTAAGCTATACCTTGATGGTTCTTTTTTACGTTTCCTGGAAGCTGTCTTTTTGGGCAAATCCCCCCTCCTAAGGCGTATCCACTGTCGCTGTCTCCGATCATAGGGGGGGCACATCCATTAAATAAAAACGACTGCCAAAATATTTCACCTTTTTTTAAGCGCTCTTTCCATTTTGAACAGTCATAGTATTTATTAGTTTCAAGGAAATCTACCGAGAGCCAGTATAGGTCCAAAACAAATCGGTGATAATCAATAGACTGCTCGGCCCCCCCACCATCGTCCAGAATTTGGTGATAGAGCTCCTGTTCAAGCAGCCGGCATCCTTTCCTCAGCCATATTTGCCCCTCTTTATGACCTCTGAACACAGCTCCTGAAAAGAGTAATCCTACACATTCGCAGACCGTATGATTGCCGAGAGAAGAATATAGGGCCATATTCCTCGAAATCCACCATGCATGTTGATAAATCGCAGATAGAATCATCTCAATTTCATCTATATGCTCTTCAGGGTCTATTCTTTTCAAAATTAGAAAAAAGACTTGAATCCTCAGACCCAGTTCCATAGGCGATAAATAATGCACTCCGAAAAGAAAAGGGTTCTCTTTAATCCAAGAGATTACTTTCTGCGTAAGCCTATAAAATTCATCCTTATCTGTCTGAGGATCTATTGAAACAAGAGCTTGGGTGACAGATGTTAACCTTGCCGGTTCCCATACCGACCGGATATCGGGATCGGAGTCTCCAAATTTTATTTCCGAGAAAAATGTTTTGCAGTATCTTTTTTCAAACGGTTTGAAATCGACATCATCATTCAGATCAGTAGATTCTGTACAAAGATCCAATAGCTTGATATTGGGTTGATGTATATCTTTAATTACACCAATATCAACTTTGGGCACCCGAAAGAACATTCCCCGTCTTTTGAAGACATATCTAAAGTATTTTAACTGTAACCAGCGATTCAACCTGTATAATAGTTCAATCGGAGAAGCACTTTTTAGTCTCAATATGTATTCATTTTTACTATGCAACGTATCTGATTTTAATTCATTGTAACTATGCAAATGGATTTCATATCTTACTATATATCTTGTTCAGTCTTTTGGCGACGACCGGAGCGATAAAGTGACGGTTGGCATATTCAGCATTATAGCATCCGATTTCCATCATCTTGTCTTTGCTCGATAATATGTTTTCCAAAGACAATGCTATTTCTGCAGCGCTTTTGCCATGGACAAGGGCTCCCATTTTCCCGTGTTCAAACATATCCGATAGCCCCCCCATTGGGCGAGTCAGTACTGGCATTCCAACACTCATAGCTTCCAATACTGAAATTGGTAATCCCTCACCATAGAAAGTAGGGAAACAATAAATATGATTCTGCATAAAAACCCTTCTTTTTTCATCATCTCGAACAAAGCCAGTGAATTTAACCTGTTCCGGAGTCAAACCTATAGTACGAGTATGACTCCTAAGCTCCTCAAGTATAGGGCCATCGCCCGCAATCGTAAGTTCAACCCGTATATCCTTTTCCAACAGAATTTTAACCGCGTCTATCGTTTCAAAAACGCCTTTGGTACGCTCGAGTCGTGAAAGGAACAGTATTTTAATAACAGAGTCATGCTTTAACTGATGCCATCTTTGTCGAATATCAATTCCATTGACCAAACTATCCTCTACAGTAGTTGTCTCAATATAGATGGGCACCTTCACACCCCAATCCCTCAGTTTCTGTTCAAACTCAGATGCAAGTACAATAAATCCATCAGCCTTGCCAAACGTATGTTTAAAAAAAGATAAATACTTTTCCCCTACCTTCTCTGAAAAACTGTTACTCCACCCATGCCAAAAAATGAGAAGCTTGGCCCCCCTTCTTTTGGCTTGCCACGATAAAAGACCATCCCGGAAAAAACTTTTCACCCCTAATGAAGGATTGATGTGAACCAGATTAGGATTTAAATGCCTCATCCTATTCCAGAAACGGAACTGATCGGTTAGGGGGTGCAAAAATGCCCCTTTTTTCCTCAGGCCACCTATCTCTAAAGGAATCGCCGATGTCAAATATGGTAAAATTGCATTAAAATAGCTTGTTACTCCTCCTTTACCCTTAAGGTATGGAATTGTGGTAAGAACCTTAATGGTATCCGGTTTCAATTTGTTTTTTCCTCCATGGCAGGACAATCTAATATCTCTGCAGGAATTCCAACTGCCGTACAACCTGAAGGGATATCTTTAATCACAACTGCATTTGCTCCGATTTTCACATTGTCTCCTATGGTTACATTTCCAAGAACCTTGGCTCCGGCTCCGATGATGACACTATTGCCAATTACAGGAACACCATGACCTCTGCCTCCACCCAATGTTACCTGTTGGTAGAAATGAACATTGTCTCCTATGATGCAGTTTTTATGGATGATTATTCCTAAACCATTAAACCCAAAATGAACATTTTTCCCAATTATAGTTTCAGGGGGAATGACTGCGCAAAAGACGATCCTTAAAAATAGTCGAATTGTTAACGGGATAAGCGGTATTTTATTGCATTGACAAAAATGCGCTGTTTTGTATAGATAATAAGGTAAATTTGCCTTAGCTTTTTTCATTAAATGATCCTCACATTTTCTTCAGGGTCTTACCAAAGCATTTAAATCCATGGAAAAAGAATTTGAATCAAAATATCACGATCTTGCCGATTAAAAGTATAGGCGTCCATCTTTCCTTTTGACAGCTAACTGGAAGGGTATAATATCTTTCGCTGAATTATGCTTTGTCCAAACAAGTAGAAAAACAACAATGGCAAATAATCGCCTAAATAGATCGTCGGCGAATATATTAACCATATGCTCGCATAGACAAATCCACTTAGAAAAGTTCCAAAAGAGACCGCTTTCCAATAGGGCTCATGTGAAAGCCGCCAGTTTTTATACAAATGTGCATTTATAAAGATAAGAAATAAGAAGTAGATGAATCCACCAGCATAACCGTACTCAATGAGAGTAAAATTAAAGCACGTCAACCCATATTTTATAAAAATATCCTTGAAAACAGGGGAATTTAGTCTTTTCCGTTTGTCGGCAAACCTCGACTTTCCATATGACCCAGGTCCATAGCCGAAAACTAAGCGCCCAGGCCCTTTTTGGTACAAAACACTGATGACCTGTTTTGTTGATGAAAACCTGCCGGCGGTGTACCTTTTACTATTTGGATCCCGATATGTAGTATAATCTTTTGCATAGATAATAATATGGTTGAAGTCTATAGATCCCCCGACCTTGCTTTCCGGGTTCAAGGTGCGCATGAGCCTCGCAGCCCCTATGGTTGTCAGCACAACCATAAGTACCGAGACCAAAACAAGTTTAAATTTAAAATTCGGAACCGTTCTTTTGATTGTCTGAGCATCCATCAGGCCACAGAATATTGTAAACATAACCAAAAGGGGTAAGAAAAATATGATTGCCCGCTTTTCACCTATCAGGGATAAAGAAATAAAAGCGAAGGCCGCTAAAATGTATCTCCAGCGTGGTTTGTAATAAAAATAAAAGGCCATGGCGAACCCGATACTAACCAAGGTGATGATAACCGGTGCGGCCCCATCATTCATCGCATATGTACCCACGGCTTGTTCACCTTGTCCATAAATTACTAGTTTTACGATGGATGCAGGAATCTGAATTAAAAAAATGACTATAATCAGCGTATTTACTTTTTTTAGCTGGCTATAGCTTAACCCTGCATTAGCCAGAGCCAGAAAAAAGACATAAAAGCGAAAGACCAAACGCATGCCGAGGATGGTGGCGACCCCTAAATTATTATTAAAAACTGCCGACGCAATACCTACAATAAAGAACAACGCAAAAATTCCGAAATACGGAAGGCGAATTTTCCCCTTGGATTTGATCATGGAGATACAGAAAAAAATATATATCAGGGGCTCGGTTACCCATGCCACGTATGGGGGAACGATGTTCAACTGAATAAGATTGTTGCTGAAGAAAGCGATAATAAACAATATGTAAATTATTGGGACCATAATTATCTTAAACTTTTTATCAATTCAGGATTCAAGTATTCATCCGCCCTTAATCACATCATTTTTTGCTATTTATCCACTCAATTTTGCATCTGTTATATCATCAATGAAAGGGATAAAATTATCCTGAACAATACGATGCCAGCTATTCTTCAAAGCTTTTTTCCGTATTGATGGTGGATCATATTCTGCTTTGAGCCTCACGAGTTTCTTTAACCCTTGATAAAAGCCTTCTGCAGAATCCTTTATTAAGATTCCGTTTTCCTCATTAATGATTACAGCATTCTCTTTGGTGTTTGTTGCAATCACTGGCATGCCCGCTATTATGTACTCAAACGTTTTTGTCGGAGGCTGGCAGTCATACATTTCTGTAATCGGTATATAAGAAACGCCTACATTGCACCGATTAAAATAGCTGCTAAGTCTGTTTTGATGAATATAACCCGGCAAACGGACAATCCCATTGAGCCCTTTTTTATTCACCAACTGTTTTAAATTTTCCAGTTCACCATTATGCCCATCACCCACAATATCATAGGTCATCTCTATAGATCCGCCATACTTTTTAAAAAATTTAGAGAACCCCTGGATGGTATCTTCTATTTGTCGACCATCGAAAGTACCCACGTACAATAGATTTAGGGCATCAGAAGCAGAAAATCTTGCATTTATTGGATCGGCTCCGAGGGGCAATATATGGCATTTATACTTTGCCAAGCGCATTTTCTCTGCCAGGGATTTTGAAATGACAGAAATATATCTAAAGAACCTGCTTTCAAATTTTAGAATAAAATCGTTTGTCTTATTAATAGTTTTGTTGCCTGATATATAACCACTTCTGATGTCGAACACAAAGACCTTTTGCTTGTGGTAAAGCTTAACCAAGGCGCATCCAATAAAATACTTGATGAAAATTGCATCATAATTTCTCTTACAGATTTTAAGACATGCAAATAAGAATCTAAAATATCTAACTAAAACATTCCCTTTTCTCAAGATATAAATACACTCTACACCATCAACATTAAGTTTAGGCTCTCCAGAGTCAAACCCGAGATATGATATATTGAAATGCTTATTCGCATACTTGCAATAGGAAAAAGTATCAATATGGTAACCAAATTGTTTGGCGTTGATTATGAGAAGTTTTTTCTTCATTTCACGGTCATCAAATCATCGTTAAGTATTGCGGTCCCGTGGTGCCCCAGAATCGTTCATAATTCTGCGTATTCGGTTAAAATTATCAATAGAGTGATACTGGGTGGCATATTTCCGAGCATTCTCTCCAATTTGCTGTAAACGGTGAGAATCGCTGATAAGAGATTTAATATCTTTGATCAATTGCGTAAAACTGCCGGAATATAACCCCAAGCCCCTTTTTTCAATAATCCCGTCAGGGTCTACACTGAGGCTTACAACCGGAACCTTCCTCATCCAGGCCTGGACAAAAGTATTGCTGAAACCTTCATGCCGACTGGTATTCACTAAAAGATGACTTTTCGCCAGCAAATCATTCACTCTGCCATTTGATATTTCACCCATAACTTCGATCCCATTTCTCAGAGCCCTATCAATCAAGTTCGGATAGCCTTCATTTCGACCAACCATGATGAAACGAACATTTTCCACATTGCTCATCTGTTCAACAAGCTTAACAAACATTTCAGGCCGTTTTATGGGTTTCCAGTTGGCAATCCAAAGTATGGATATCTCTTTATTGGATTTCTTAAAACATCCGGGCGGTATGGGATGACCATTGGGTATAACCATAGCCCTTCGATTAAAATTTTTTTCAAGCAGGTGAGCCTGATATTCAGTTTGAACGATGATTGCATGTGCTATATTAAAACAAAAGCGTTTGAGCAGATATCCGGGGCTCTTTTTCACTCTTGCCGGTCGTAATAAATCTGGATCACTGGCAATATGTATGATTAGCTTAGACTTGTAGTATTTTGCATGGACCGCTACAAAATATAGATAGGCATTCATCCCACGATAGTAGATAATTGTCGGACGAAACTTCATCAACCCCCTTTTCCATAGCTGCGCTCCTTCGAAAAAAAAGGTTCTTCTGAGTAAAAAGACTTTCACTGGATTAATGGGATAAAGCAAGAAGCCATCATCCGCGACTTTTCCCTTTTTTTTAATAGCGTGGTTCCTGTATATAAATGCAACCTTAGCAAAATCCCGGCATTTCTGTGCCAAATAATACGCCTGAAGCTCTGCCCCACCCTGAGCAAAAGGAAAATACCCCGTAATAAAAAGGAGCCTTTCTTTATTCATATTTTACCTTATGGGAATAAAACCCCTGCTTCACAGCCTCTTCGAAAGAAAGCTTGTCCGAACAAAGTATCCGCCCTTTTGCCAAGGCATTGGCAGCAAGTTTCGCTCTGATTTCTGGATTCATGACATGTCTTATTTTGTGCTCCAGATCTACAATAGAATCAGGCTTGTATAGCAATCCATTTTTATCATCATCGATGACATATCTGAAAGCGCCAACTTCAGGTGCAATAACCGGGACACCAAGGATGAACGCCTCAATTGCCGATTTACACAAACCTTCAGACATTGCAATTCGTGTGGGATTGATAGCAACCCATGATTTTTTAAACAGATAAGCAACTTCTACCCTAGATTTCTCACCAAGGATAAAAACCTCGCCTTTCAAACCATCAGCCTCTATGGCTTTTTGAAGAGGTTTACAGCAACTTCCTCCACCAGCATAAACCATCACAAGACTTTTTATTTGTCTATTGACGGCTTTAAAGGCATCGTAAAGATCGTATACACCTTTGCCAGGCTCCATTCTGCCAACGTAAAAAAGTAGCTTCTTTTCTTTGTCATTGATGCAAGAAGGTAGCCCGGATTGAACAGATTCTTCGAAACAGTTAATTTTAGAGAAGTCGTCGAACGATGCTATATACTCTATCATGCCTTTTCTTCTAATCTTACATAATTGTCTGTATAGAAAGGGACCGTGGGCAACAACAAAATGGCACCTTTTTAATATCAATAACTCAAATAGCCTATCAAATCTCCTTCCTACAGATAAATCAGAGTGGAGGGAGACAATTAGCTTGGATCTGATTAGCATAGAGACCACATAACAAACCAGAAGGGAACTCCCCCTAGCACAAAGAATATAATCTGGTTTAAATTTAAGCAGTTCGAACCCTACCAAAAAAGGAAAAACGATACGCCTGCATATATTTAAAAATTTTGGATTGGTTTTTATCGTTAAGGTTTTGGCAACACAATGCTTTCTTTTTACTTTTTTAGTCGATTTCCCCCAGGAAAGTAGTAGCAGGCTTCCCCGCCTTTCCATCAGCCTATAAATTGAGTGAATATAATACAATTGACCGCCGGTTACGGTGGAAGAAGTTTCATCAATACTTACCAATTCAGCCGCAACATCTCCTGGTTTGATGTAACAGAATTTCAATATCCCCTTGGTTGACTTATTCATTTTAACCATCTTAAAATACTTAATAATCTTGCCGAAACCCAAACCGAATCCCCGGATAGTTTTGTTGAGAGGCTTTAAGGGGTTGGAAATGAATCGTCTGGTGCGTATTTATGCTGGAATCGTTCAAAATCATATTTACCGTTTAAAGGGTCATAAAACACCCGGCTGTCTCCTTCTTGGTTGTACCAGGTGTTTCCCTCCCATCTCACGTCCATATCCCCCGGCCAAATTTTTAAAAACCGAAGCATCACGCCTTTAGGGGATTTTCCTTTTGATGCCCAAAAAACGTTTCTTCGAAAAACTATCTTTCCTCCCAAAGCATTTGATTTCCCAAAATCAATAATTTGCCGTGTCCTGCTCAATGCAGTGGATTCAAAGACACAATTTTCAACTATTAAATCTTCCGCACCGGTAATAGTCAAAACGGTTTTCTCATATCCTCCTCTAAACACAGAATCTGTGAGGGTGACGTTTCGAGCCCTACCAATAATGATACCATATTTAAATTCGTTTACAGAATTGTGTCGCCTAATTGTTACATTTGATGTCCCGTGCCCGAGAAGGATTCCGCTGTCATGATTTTCCTGGGTATGATTATCTTCAACCAGAATATCGCTGCCAGCTGTTATATCAATCCCCTGTTCAGCACAGTTGCTTATCCGATTGTTGCGAATGATGTGACTTCTGCCAATATCGCTTTCTAATTGATCTCTATGAAGGGAAATACCGTCATTGGTGAGTGCATCGCTTATGGTGCAGCCCTCCACCACAGTCTGGGTAAGTTTGCTATTTGGGTCCCCCATCATGGCGATACCGGTATTGCCAACCTGCCGAATGATACAATTGGATATAGTGAAGTTATTTCCACCGTCATTAATCAGTATTCCATTCTTGCTGGTATCGTATATCTCAAGATTCTTTATCAAAATATTCGAACATCCCTTTGCAAATCCAAGCCCCTGATCTTTTGATCCCTTAATTATTAAATCCTTGAACACCAGGTGATGTTTACCAAAACACCTTAAAATGCTTCCTGTCGCATCACCTAATATCAAGGGTTTCCGATCTGAGGACTCACCTCGTATAGTAATCGTTGCCCCTTTCACTCCCGAAGTTTTTATTGCGATATTCTCCAGATACGGTTTTTTAGAGCCGTTAGACAAAATAACAATAACATCGCCGGGTTGTACCATTCTTAGCGCCATTTTAATGGTTTTAAACGGAGCCTCTTTGCCTCCTGAATTAATGTTTTTCCCTAACAAATTATTTACATAGTAGGTTCCAGAATGACAGATATTGACTTGCAGACCTGAAAGGATAAAGAGCAATAGAAACCTCGAAAAGGTCGCCCTGAATTTTTTATTTATATAACACACCATATATTTTTATTATTATCTTTGACCGATAACCTTTGCCGGCACACCACCCACAATTGAAAATGGAGGGATACTTTTTGTCACAACAGCACCGGCCGCGACGATACATCCTTGGGGTATTGCTACGCCTGGTAAAATTGTAGCATTAGCACCAATCCAAACATCATCTTTTATATTTATAGGCGCATGACTTTCACCCTGTTCCATAATAGGCCTATCTCGCTCCTTAAATATATGATTATTTGTTATTAAGTTGACCCTAGGACCTATGCGCACCATATTCCCAATGGTAATCCCACCACTTCCCAAGAGATAGCAGTGACGATTAAGACTACATTTTTTACCAATATAAATAAAACCTTGGAAGGTGCGAAGCACACAATCCTCGTGTACTTCAGAAAAATCACCTATTTTAATGGCAAATTCTTTTGAATTAGATCCAGGCAATAGGGCACAATTATTCTTTAATAGCACATTATCACCAATCCAAATTTTTTTTCTGTTTACAAAAGAAATCGTCCCGGTCACACGCAGATTTGAGGATGGTCCGTTGAACACACGTTTGTAGAAAAATCCCAGGCTTTCTCTATAAATATCCATCAGTAGCATAAAGATCAGGCTCCACTATCCGACTCTTTGTTGATTCTTTTTTATCAATCCAATCACCGATAATAAAAGTCTTACTTTAGGGTTCTGTTTGCCAAAACGATAAAAAAAGGCTCTCTCTTTTTCACTGAAGAATAGAAACCGAAACTGAATCGCAAATGCCATACTGATTAATACTATTCCTGCGCCAAGCATAGTAAAATGGTTCTGTATCAAGCATCCGAGTAACCACCCAGTTCCGGCAACCCCAGTCCAGTATAGACCTAAACTGAAAAAAAATGACGACATGCCAGAAAAACTGGCAAATTCCCTTACAAAAAACCAGATAAACAAATTTTTTGCCAGAGTCGCACTTCCTGTAGCTATAACCGCACCCCAGATACCAAAAAAATGAATCAAAACAATATCGGCAAAGATATTGTACACAGCGAAAACCTTGCTGTATAAAATAATCTCCGCTTTTTCTTTTAGCTGAGCAGTTAACCCTAGTGGAGTTTGAAATGCATTCAATAAGGATATTATTGAAACGGCTACCAATATCAAATAGTAATCTAAAAACTTTCCTGAAAAAAAGACAATAATCATTTCCTGACTGTACAAAAGGAAAAAGCAAAAGAGTGGAACCTGGAAGAGATATGTCAATTTTAAAAGGAGTTGATAGTTTTGAGTGATTTGCTGTTTAGATGACTCTTGGTTCCCGCTAAAAAAACTGGGCTGAATCACCTGCAGGAGGTAATTGATGGGCAGAAACCGATCAGCCATCCGAGTGATCCGATAACAAAAACTATAGGCTCCAACAGCTATCGGATTCAAATACATGGCAATGATGAAATTATCAAAATTTGAATCCAAAAGCCCTGCTCCCGCATCGTTGAAATTGTAAAAAAGAGCATACCGCGTGATGCGCTTTCGCTCATGGGGAGGAATTTTTTCATGATCGCCGCCGGCCTTTTGTACTTTTAGCCAATAGACAATTTCTAACAATATAAAAATAATAATATAGGCAAGTAGATCAACAACCAGGATATGCCAAAGGTTCCATGAAAACCAGATTGCATTACCGTACCCTACACCTTTGATCAAAACAAACAACAACGAGAACCCTTGGGAATATTTCTGAAGAAAATAGGAATTCAGGCATGTTTCAAGTATGCTCCTTTGAAGGTGTAAAATGATTATAAAACAGAACAATAAAAAATAATTTTTATAAGCTGCTACGTCCAAGATAGGAGCTGCAAAATCCCAAAGCAGTAAAAAGATCGCAAGCGCCGTGATATTGGAAACAAGGCGTAGAAACGAGGCTACTCTGTACAATCGATGGGCAATCTCGTATTCCCCCCTGCTGTAATACTCCGGCATATAGCGTTGAAGCGTATTGGCAATACCAAAGGAAAAAACCATGCCCATCAAGGCAATTAAAGAGTATAGC encodes:
- a CDS encoding glycosyltransferase family 4 protein — its product is MNKERLLFITGYFPFAQGGAELQAYYLAQKCRDFAKVAFIYRNHAIKKKGKVADDGFLLYPINPVKVFLLRRTFFFEGAQLWKRGLMKFRPTIIYYRGMNAYLYFVAVHAKYYKSKLIIHIASDPDLLRPARVKKSPGYLLKRFCFNIAHAIIVQTEYQAHLLEKNFNRRAMVIPNGHPIPPGCFKKSNKEISILWIANWKPIKRPEMFVKLVEQMSNVENVRFIMVGRNEGYPNLIDRALRNGIEVMGEISNGRVNDLLAKSHLLVNTSRHEGFSNTFVQAWMRKVPVVSLSVDPDGIIEKRGLGLYSGSFTQLIKDIKSLISDSHRLQQIGENARKYATQYHSIDNFNRIRRIMNDSGAPRDRNT
- a CDS encoding glycosyltransferase family 4 protein, translating into MNKSTKGILKFCYIKPGDVAAELVSIDETSSTVTGGQLYYIHSIYRLMERRGSLLLLSWGKSTKKVKRKHCVAKTLTIKTNPKFLNICRRIVFPFLVGFELLKFKPDYILCARGSSLLVCYVVSMLIRSKLIVSLHSDLSVGRRFDRLFELLILKRCHFVVAHGPFLYRQLCKIRRKGMIEYIASFDDFSKINCFEESVQSGLPSCINDKEKKLLFYVGRMEPGKGVYDLYDAFKAVNRQIKSLVMVYAGGGSCCKPLQKAIEADGLKGEVFILGEKSRVEVAYLFKKSWVAINPTRIAMSEGLCKSAIEAFILGVPVIAPEVGAFRYVIDDDKNGLLYKPDSIVDLEHKIRHVMNPEIRAKLAANALAKGRILCSDKLSFEEAVKQGFYSHKVKYE
- a CDS encoding right-handed parallel beta-helix repeat-containing protein, whose protein sequence is MLFILSGLQVNICHSGTYYVNNLLGKNINSGGKEAPFKTIKMALRMVQPGDVIVILSNGSKKPYLENIAIKTSGVKGATITIRGESSDRKPLILGDATGSILRCFGKHHLVFKDLIIKGSKDQGLGFAKGCSNILIKNLEIYDTSKNGILINDGGNNFTISNCIIRQVGNTGIAMMGDPNSKLTQTVVEGCTISDALTNDGISLHRDQLESDIGRSHIIRNNRISNCAEQGIDITAGSDILVEDNHTQENHDSGILLGHGTSNVTIRRHNSVNEFKYGIIIGRARNVTLTDSVFRGGYEKTVLTITGAEDLIVENCVFESTALSRTRQIIDFGKSNALGGKIVFRRNVFWASKGKSPKGVMLRFLKIWPGDMDVRWEGNTWYNQEGDSRVFYDPLNGKYDFERFQHKYAPDDSFPTP
- a CDS encoding acyltransferase; the encoded protein is MLLMDIYRESLGFFYKRVFNGPSSNLRVTGTISFVNRKKIWIGDNVLLKNNCALLPGSNSKEFAIKIGDFSEVHEDCVLRTFQGFIYIGKKCSLNRHCYLLGSGGITIGNMVRIGPRVNLITNNHIFKERDRPIMEQGESHAPINIKDDVWIGANATILPGVAIPQGCIVAAGAVVTKSIPPFSIVGGVPAKVIGQR
- a CDS encoding oligosaccharide flippase family protein; translated protein: MAVTVLLVRALSEHDYGIYNLLYSLIALMGMVFSFGIANTLQRYMPEYYSRGEYEIAHRLYRVASFLRLVSNITALAIFLLLWDFAAPILDVAAYKNYFLLFCFIIILHLQRSILETCLNSYFLQKYSQGFSLLFVLIKGVGYGNAIWFSWNLWHILVVDLLAYIIIFILLEIVYWLKVQKAGGDHEKIPPHERKRITRYALFYNFNDAGAGLLDSNFDNFIIAMYLNPIAVGAYSFCYRITRMADRFLPINYLLQVIQPSFFSGNQESSKQQITQNYQLLLKLTYLFQVPLFCFFLLYSQEMIIVFFSGKFLDYYLILVAVSIISLLNAFQTPLGLTAQLKEKAEIILYSKVFAVYNIFADIVLIHFFGIWGAVIATGSATLAKNLFIWFFVREFASFSGMSSFFFSLGLYWTGVAGTGWLLGCLIQNHFTMLGAGIVLISMAFAIQFRFLFFSEKERAFFYRFGKQNPKVRLLLSVIGLIKKNQQRVG